Proteins encoded within one genomic window of Maridesulfovibrio bastinii DSM 16055:
- a CDS encoding OmpA family protein codes for MKKIIILLALFLVSCTHFEPQLATQSIYYEDSAVELSRLMVYTRPQKPHYKPLSALFYPYHVTQGIPNGRFWGQQIGKLVWENWTGLQLFPSMVYDDNLAYRGLEDALFTARNRGYDLLIVGFVPYLYLGHTVDSSALTIQVKIYETQHGQMLCSFEQSGRIDKRMDDDFIVFKRTHRMPDSALYSITQAISGNMAVPLTSWALFESSSAGMTSALTAAMQKAEQEQKEQVLSYQQQEEPQPKEFKTLESENTVLKPAALPQPEKQPSINLAIQFDKSESTIDPKSLPILNELGKALNGQKLKDKKVTITGHTDSDASKEFNMKLSKDRAEAVKKYLIDNFMISPDRLITRGVGSTQPLVPDTSEYNKQFNRRVQITLSS; via the coding sequence ATGAAAAAAATTATTATCCTGCTTGCATTGTTTCTGGTTTCCTGCACCCATTTTGAGCCCCAACTAGCGACTCAATCAATATATTATGAAGACAGTGCAGTGGAACTATCCAGACTAATGGTTTACACTCGTCCGCAAAAACCGCACTACAAACCACTTTCAGCTCTTTTCTATCCGTATCATGTAACACAGGGTATCCCCAACGGCAGATTCTGGGGTCAACAGATCGGAAAGCTGGTCTGGGAAAACTGGACCGGACTGCAACTTTTTCCTTCAATGGTCTATGATGACAATCTAGCCTACAGAGGGCTTGAAGATGCTCTTTTTACAGCCCGCAACAGAGGTTATGACCTTCTTATTGTCGGCTTCGTTCCATATCTGTACCTCGGTCACACAGTAGACAGCTCTGCTTTGACAATTCAGGTAAAAATATACGAAACACAGCATGGACAGATGCTTTGCTCCTTTGAGCAATCCGGCAGAATAGATAAAAGAATGGATGATGATTTTATAGTTTTCAAACGCACGCATCGTATGCCGGATTCCGCACTTTACAGCATAACTCAGGCTATTTCCGGCAACATGGCTGTTCCGCTGACATCGTGGGCTTTATTCGAGTCCTCTTCTGCCGGTATGACATCCGCATTGACAGCAGCAATGCAGAAAGCCGAGCAGGAGCAGAAAGAGCAGGTCCTTTCATATCAGCAGCAGGAAGAACCGCAACCTAAAGAATTTAAAACACTTGAAAGCGAGAATACCGTTCTCAAACCTGCAGCTCTGCCGCAACCTGAAAAGCAGCCTTCAATCAACCTCGCTATTCAATTTGATAAGAGTGAATCTACAATAGATCCAAAATCTCTTCCTATTTTAAATGAGTTGGGTAAAGCTCTTAACGGGCAAAAATTAAAAGATAAAAAGGTAACTATCACTGGTCATACAGATAGTGATGCCTCTAAAGAATTTAACATGAAGTTGAGTAAGGACCGCGCGGAAGCAGTCAAAAAATATCTTATCGATAACTTTATGATATCGCCGGACCGACTGATTACCCGTGGTGTAGGCTCAACACAGCCGCTGGTACCTGATACATCGGAATACAATAAGCAATTCAACCGCAGGGTTCAAATCACATTATCGTCATAA
- the ahbC gene encoding 12,18-didecarboxysiroheme deacetylase, with protein sequence MIGISKLYCDAVESSDVLRYGRDSGKLPSHLLQFSEDKKPVVVWNMTRRCNLKCVHCYAQAVDPDGVDEISTPQAKTLIDDLAQFGAPVMLFSGGEPLVRKDLVELAHYAVGKGMRAVISTNGTLITKEKAKELKEVGLSYVGISLDGGEETHDKFRGVPGAFKKALEGVENCKAEGLKVGLRFTINKRNWVEVPTIFQILKDMEVPRVCFYHLVYSGRGSELIKEDLDHAETRKVVNLIMDETRALFDAGHPKEVLTVDNHADGPLVYLRLLKEDPKRAEEVLKLLQFNEGNNSGRGIGCISWDGQVHADQFWRNHTFGNVLERPFSEIWTDENIELLHKLKDKKQYVGGRCAKCRYLKICGGNFRARAEAYYDDIWAQDPACYLTDEEIRKED encoded by the coding sequence ATGATAGGTATTTCAAAACTTTACTGTGATGCAGTCGAATCTTCTGATGTTCTGCGTTATGGCCGTGATTCTGGAAAACTGCCCTCTCACCTGCTGCAGTTCTCTGAAGATAAAAAACCTGTTGTAGTCTGGAACATGACACGCAGATGTAATCTGAAGTGTGTGCATTGTTATGCTCAGGCTGTCGACCCTGACGGAGTTGATGAAATTTCAACACCTCAGGCAAAAACACTTATAGACGACCTTGCACAATTCGGCGCTCCGGTAATGCTCTTCTCCGGTGGAGAACCGCTCGTACGCAAAGACCTCGTGGAACTGGCCCATTATGCTGTCGGTAAAGGTATGAGAGCCGTTATATCAACTAACGGAACTCTGATTACCAAAGAAAAAGCAAAGGAACTTAAAGAAGTAGGACTGTCTTATGTTGGTATCTCCCTTGATGGCGGAGAAGAAACACACGACAAATTCCGCGGAGTTCCCGGTGCTTTTAAAAAAGCCCTTGAAGGCGTTGAAAACTGTAAGGCCGAAGGACTCAAAGTAGGTCTGCGCTTTACAATCAACAAACGCAACTGGGTTGAAGTACCTACCATTTTTCAGATCCTCAAAGATATGGAAGTTCCCCGTGTCTGTTTCTACCACCTTGTCTATTCGGGCCGCGGCTCAGAACTGATTAAGGAAGATCTGGACCATGCAGAAACCCGCAAAGTGGTCAACCTCATCATGGATGAAACAAGAGCCCTTTTCGATGCAGGACATCCCAAAGAAGTTCTTACTGTTGACAACCATGCTGACGGCCCTCTCGTTTATCTGCGCCTGCTTAAAGAAGACCCCAAACGTGCGGAAGAAGTTCTCAAACTTCTACAGTTCAATGAAGGCAACAACTCCGGTCGTGGAATAGGCTGTATTTCATGGGACGGACAGGTTCACGCAGACCAGTTCTGGCGTAACCATACCTTCGGCAATGTTCTCGAACGTCCTTTCTCTGAAATCTGGACTGATGAGAATATTGAGCTGCTGCACAAACTTAAAGATAAAAAACAGTATGTCGGCGGACGCTGCGCCAAGTGTCGCTATCTCAAGATATGCGGCGGTAACTTCCGTGCCCGCGCGGAAGCCTACTATGATGATATCTGGGCTCAGGACCCGGCATGCTACCTGACAGATGAAGAAATCCGCAAGGAAGACTAA
- the hemB gene encoding porphobilinogen synthase, which produces MTYDFFRGRRLRRTASIRDLFRENTITANDLMMLYFVAENDDPEFKAPIKSMPGQYQLSLNQLEKTVGEAVKNGLKSLMLFGIPAEKDPVGSQAYAKDGIVQQAVKRLKDKWPDLVVTTDVCLCEYTSHGHCGLIKDGFVDNDSTLELLAQTAISHVEAGADMVAPSDMMDGRVQAIRQGLDQNGFINTPIMSYAVKYASAYYGPFRDAAEGAPKFGDRKTYQMDIANSREGLREATADMIEGADILMVKPAGPYLDMVRSLRDSFDLPIAAYQVSGEYSIIKAAGLNGWIDEQAVAMESLIGIKRAGADLIMSYFTEDVLKLLG; this is translated from the coding sequence ATGACTTATGACTTTTTCAGAGGACGCAGACTCAGGCGTACCGCCTCCATCCGTGACCTTTTCAGAGAAAATACGATTACCGCTAATGACTTGATGATGCTTTATTTTGTAGCGGAAAATGATGATCCAGAATTTAAAGCTCCAATCAAGTCTATGCCCGGACAGTATCAGCTCAGCCTGAACCAGCTTGAAAAAACTGTTGGCGAAGCTGTTAAGAACGGTCTCAAAAGTCTTATGCTCTTCGGCATTCCGGCTGAAAAAGACCCTGTCGGTTCTCAGGCATACGCTAAAGACGGTATAGTCCAGCAGGCCGTAAAAAGATTAAAGGATAAATGGCCGGACCTTGTAGTAACCACCGATGTCTGCCTGTGTGAATATACTTCGCACGGACATTGCGGTCTCATTAAAGACGGTTTTGTTGATAACGACTCAACACTGGAGCTGCTGGCACAAACAGCCATCTCCCACGTTGAGGCCGGAGCCGATATGGTTGCCCCCTCCGACATGATGGACGGACGTGTTCAGGCTATCAGACAGGGTCTTGACCAGAACGGATTCATCAATACGCCGATAATGTCTTATGCTGTGAAGTACGCTTCCGCATACTACGGACCTTTCCGTGATGCAGCTGAAGGTGCTCCCAAATTCGGAGACCGTAAAACATACCAGATGGATATTGCCAATTCCCGTGAGGGACTTCGTGAAGCAACCGCTGATATGATTGAAGGTGCCGACATCCTGATGGTTAAACCAGCCGGTCCCTATCTTGATATGGTACGTTCACTGCGCGACTCTTTCGATCTGCCCATTGCTGCGTATCAGGTCAGCGGAGAGTACTCTATCATCAAAGCCGCCGGATTAAACGGCTGGATAGACGAGCAGGCTGTTGCAATGGAATCTCTTATCGGCATTAAAAGAGCCGGTGCAGATCTCATTATGAGCTATTTTACCGAAGACGTTCTTAAATTACTTGGATAA